The genomic DNA GTGCTCTCTGACCCGTCAGCCGCTCCACAGAACCCCGCCGCGTCCTCCCCCGGTGCCACCACCTCGTCCTTGGAATCGCTTGCGCCGACCGAAGGCCAGCACACGGACGTTCCCGGCAACCGCTCCTTCGTCATCACCTGGCTGCTGTCGATGCTCTTCGGAGTCCTCGGTTGTGATCGGTTCTACACCGGCCGGTACCTCACGGGCACGCTCAAGCTGCTCAGCCTCGGCGGATTGGGGATCTGGTGGATCATCGATCTCGGCATCGTTCTCGCCGGCGGTCTGCGCTATCGGCGAGAGCCGCTTCG from Brevibacterium sp. JSBI002 includes the following:
- a CDS encoding TM2 domain-containing protein, with translation MTATSEIPALSADPANRPAVLSDPSAAPQNPAASSPGATTSSLESLAPTEGQHTDVPGNRSFVITWLLSMLFGVLGCDRFYTGRYLTGTLKLLSLGGLGIWWIIDLGIVLAGGLRYRREPLRGYVHDKEIAWIATGFTLIVAYSMQVDELVTTLLGVLF